A stretch of the Triplophysa dalaica isolate WHDGS20190420 chromosome 19, ASM1584641v1, whole genome shotgun sequence genome encodes the following:
- the capslb gene encoding calcyphosine-like b isoform X1 → MAGTARHDREMAINAKKKLAECTDPIERLRLQCLARGPSGIKGLGRTFRIMDDDNNRTLDQKEFLKGLNDYGVLIEKEEAINLFHRFDKDGSGFIDFDEFLITLRPPMSNARKEVVLQAFKKLDKTGDGVITVEDLRGVYTAKYHPKYQNGEWTEEQVFRKFLDSFDSPNDKDGKVTKEEFLNYYSGVSASIDTDVYFIVMMRNAWKID, encoded by the exons ATGGCAGGTACGGCAAGGCATGATCGAGAGATGGCAATAAATGCGAAAAAGAAGCTGGCGGAGTGTACAGACCCCATTGAGCGCCTGAGGCTGCAGTGTTTGGCACGAGGCCCCTCGGGCATCAAGGGACTGGGCAG GACTTTTAGAATCATGGATGATGACAACAACCGCACACTGGACCAGAAAGAATTCCTGAAAGGGCTGAATGACTACGGGGTGCTTATAGAGAAAGAGGAGGCCATCAATCTCTTTCACCGCTTTGATAAGGATGGCAGTGGATTCATTGATTTTGATGAGTTCCTCATCACACTAAGG CCGCCTATGTCTAATGCAAGAAAGGAAGTTGTGTTACAAGCGTTTAAAAAGTTGGATAAGACCGGAGATGGCGTAATTACAGTTGAGGATCTGAGAGGAGTGTACACTGCTAAATACCACCCCAAATATCAGAACGGCGAATGGACTGAGGAGCAAGTATTCCGTAAATTCCTGGACAGTTTCGATTCTCCAAACGACAAGGATGGGAAG GTCACAAAAGAGGAGTTTTTGAATTACTACTCTGGTGTGAGTGCCTCCATTGATACAGACGTCTACTTTATAGTAATGATGAGAAACGCATGGAAGATTGACTAA
- the capslb gene encoding calcyphosine-like b isoform X2 has product MAGTARHDREMAINAKKKLAECTDPIERLRLQCLARGPSGIKGLGRTFRIMDDDNNRTLDQKEFLKGLNDYGVLIEKEEAINLFHRFDKDGSGFIDFDEFLITLRPPMSNARKEVVLQAFKKLDKTGDGVITVEDLRGVYTAKYHPKYQNGEWTEEQVFRKFLDSFDSPNDKDGKVTKDEFWNYYSGVSASIDSDVYFILMMKNAWKL; this is encoded by the exons ATGGCAGGTACGGCAAGGCATGATCGAGAGATGGCAATAAATGCGAAAAAGAAGCTGGCGGAGTGTACAGACCCCATTGAGCGCCTGAGGCTGCAGTGTTTGGCACGAGGCCCCTCGGGCATCAAGGGACTGGGCAG GACTTTTAGAATCATGGATGATGACAACAACCGCACACTGGACCAGAAAGAATTCCTGAAAGGGCTGAATGACTACGGGGTGCTTATAGAGAAAGAGGAGGCCATCAATCTCTTTCACCGCTTTGATAAGGATGGCAGTGGATTCATTGATTTTGATGAGTTCCTCATCACACTAAGG CCGCCTATGTCTAATGCAAGAAAGGAAGTTGTGTTACAAGCGTTTAAAAAGTTGGATAAGACCGGAGATGGCGTAATTACAGTTGAGGATCTGAGAGGAGTGTACACTGCTAAATACCACCCCAAATATCAGAACGGCGAATGGACTGAGGAGCAAGTATTCCGTAAATTCCTGGACAGTTTCGATTCTCCAAACGACAAGGATGGGAAG GtaacaaaagatgaattctgGAACTACTATAGTGGAGTCAGCGCCTCTATCGATAGtgatgtgtattttattttaatgatgaaGAATGCATGGAAGctatga
- the capslb gene encoding calcyphosine-like b isoform X3, giving the protein MAGTARHDREMAINAKKKLAECTDPIERLRLQCLARGPSGIKGLGRTFRIMDDDNNRTLDQKEFLKGLNDYGVLIEKEEAINLFHRFDKDGSGFIDFDEFLITLRPPMSNARKEVVLQAFKKLDKTGDGVITVEDLRGVYTAKYHPKYQNGEWTEEQVFRKFLDSFDSPNDKDGKVTKEEFLNYYSGGKEQKRIQLQQKIQ; this is encoded by the exons ATGGCAGGTACGGCAAGGCATGATCGAGAGATGGCAATAAATGCGAAAAAGAAGCTGGCGGAGTGTACAGACCCCATTGAGCGCCTGAGGCTGCAGTGTTTGGCACGAGGCCCCTCGGGCATCAAGGGACTGGGCAG GACTTTTAGAATCATGGATGATGACAACAACCGCACACTGGACCAGAAAGAATTCCTGAAAGGGCTGAATGACTACGGGGTGCTTATAGAGAAAGAGGAGGCCATCAATCTCTTTCACCGCTTTGATAAGGATGGCAGTGGATTCATTGATTTTGATGAGTTCCTCATCACACTAAGG CCGCCTATGTCTAATGCAAGAAAGGAAGTTGTGTTACAAGCGTTTAAAAAGTTGGATAAGACCGGAGATGGCGTAATTACAGTTGAGGATCTGAGAGGAGTGTACACTGCTAAATACCACCCCAAATATCAGAACGGCGAATGGACTGAGGAGCAAGTATTCCGTAAATTCCTGGACAGTTTCGATTCTCCAAACGACAAGGATGGGAAG GTCACAAAAGAGGAGTTTTTGAATTACTACTCTGGT GGTAAAGAACAGAAACGGATCCAACTTCAGCAAAAGATCCA Gtaa
- the il7r gene encoding interleukin-7 receptor subunit alpha: protein MSGVFLMLFVVFCPLILSESGDDDVLDDEDVTCSSNLTLKQSSLSCSLSGEPSEEVRLTLCMSHQTVCTNAIKGPQDFTFPNLTILATYDLRIEPGEYVKTNLKLPKLVKIPAPQILLATYIEDAEEGFLSIQHNHDYVKNPLFQVKIFSESTVPILDFNTKLQNITISRDKLGGVGVYNILVRAKPEGYFEGMWSEWSSKASFTIKTPGKTRNIDPPIVIEILIIFSVFLLLIICLGTWTWKTNIKNCMKPNIPHPKTTLAQIQRGREGFPFIFSPEIFRDTFIHRVDYVDEKPTAEEFQEGLDERRYSRVSSKDSLSTSVCEMDTNVAELLPREQSHLKIGLSSESDFPEERKCVSEGVTTLQRECKDEAYVTMSSLFKTQ, encoded by the exons ATGTCGGGTGTATTTTTgatgctttttgttgttttctgtccTTTGATTCTGTCTGAAAGTGGAGATGATG ATGTTTTAGATGACGAGGATGTGACCTGTTCATCCAATTTGACGTTAAAACAGAGCAGTCTCTCCTGTTCTCTGAGTGGCGAACCGAGCGAGGAAGTCAGATTAACACTCTG TATGTCACACCAGACTGTCTGTACAAATGCAATTAAGGGACCACAGGACTTTACTTTTCCAAATTTGACCATTTTGGCAACATATGACCTCCGGATTGAACCAGGAGAATATGTCAAGACCAACCTCAAGCTGCCAAAATTAG TTAAAATACCTGCCCCTCAAATATTGTTGGCCACGTATATAGAAGATGCAGAGGAAGGCTTCTTGTCAATTCAACACAATCATGATTATGTTAAAAATCCTCTTTTTCAAGTGAAGATCTTTAGTGAAAGTACTGTTCCTATATTG GATTTTAATACCAAACTGCAGAATATAACTATAAGCAGGGATAAACTTGGTGGCGTTGGTGTTTATAATATTCTAGTTAGAGCAAAACCTGAGGGATATTTTGAAGGCATGTGGAGTGAATGGAGTTCAAAAGCCAGTTTCACTATTAAAA CTCCTGGCAAAACAAGAAACATTGATCCTCCAATAGTCATTGAGATCCTCATCATATTCTCTGTATTTTTGCTGTTGATCATCTGTCTTGGGACTTGGACTTGGAAAACAAA CATAAAAAACTGCATGAAACCAAACATCCCACATCCCAAAACCACCCTTGCACAAATACAAAGAGGGAGGGAG GGTTTTCCTTTCATTTTCAGCCCTGAGATTTTCCGAGACACTTTCATACACCGCGTGGATTACGTCGATGAAAAGCCAACCGCTGAGGAGTTTCAGGAGGGTCTGGATGAACGCCGCTACAGTCGAGTGAGTTCAAAGGATTCTCTTTCTACATCCGTGTGTGAAATGGACACAAATGTGGCGGAACTGCTTCCAAGAGAGCAGTCCCACTTGAAAATCGGATTGTCAAGTGAATCCGATTTtcctgaagaaagaaaatgtgtatCTGAGGGTGTAACGACCCTTCAAAGAGAATGTAAAGATGAAGCTTATGTCACAATGTCAAGCCTTTTCAAAACGCAATAA